One window of Enterobacter sp. RHBSTW-00175 genomic DNA carries:
- the rpoD gene encoding RNA polymerase sigma factor RpoD produces MEQNPQSQLKLLVQRGKEQGYLTYAEVNDHLPEDIVDSDQIEDIIQMINDMGIQVMEEAPDADDLLLAENSNNTDEDAEEAAAQVLSSVESEIGRTTDPVRMYMREMGTVELLTREGEIDIAKRIEDGINQVQCSVAEYPEAITYLLEQYDRVEAEEARLSDLITGFVDPNAEEDLAPTATHVGSELSQEEMDDDEDEDEEEDDDSSDDDNSIDPELAREKFGELRTQYELTRDTIKAKGRSHAAAQEEILKLSEVFKQFRLVPKQFDYLVNSMRVMMDRVRTQERIIMKLCVEQCKMPKKNFITLFTGNETSETWFNAAIAMNKPWSEKLHDVKEDVHRGLQKLQQIEEETGLTIEQVKDINRRMSIGEAKARRAKKEMVEANLRLVISIAKKYTNRGLQFLDLIQEGNIGLMKAVDKFEYRRGYKFSTYATWWIRQAITRSIADQARTIRIPVHMIETINKLNRISRQMLQEMGREPSPEELAERMLMPEDKIRKVLKIAKEPISMETPIGDDEDSHLGDFIEDTTLELPLDSATTESLRAATHDVLAGLTAREAKVLRMRFGIDMNTDHTLEEVGKQFDVTRERIRQIEAKALRKLRHPSRSEVLRSFLDD; encoded by the coding sequence ATGGAGCAAAACCCGCAGTCACAGCTGAAACTTCTTGTCCAACGTGGTAAGGAGCAAGGCTATCTGACCTATGCCGAGGTCAATGACCATCTGCCGGAAGATATCGTCGATTCAGATCAGATCGAAGACATCATCCAAATGATCAATGACATGGGCATTCAGGTGATGGAAGAAGCACCGGATGCCGATGATCTGTTGCTGGCTGAAAACTCCAACAACACTGACGAAGATGCGGAAGAAGCTGCTGCACAGGTACTGTCCAGCGTGGAATCTGAAATCGGGCGCACCACTGACCCGGTCCGCATGTACATGCGCGAAATGGGCACCGTTGAACTGCTGACCCGCGAAGGCGAAATCGACATCGCTAAGCGCATCGAAGACGGGATCAACCAGGTTCAGTGTTCCGTTGCCGAATACCCGGAAGCGATCACGTATCTGCTGGAACAGTATGACCGCGTTGAAGCTGAAGAAGCGCGCCTGTCTGATCTGATCACCGGTTTTGTTGACCCGAACGCTGAAGAAGATCTGGCGCCAACCGCTACACACGTCGGTTCTGAACTGTCTCAGGAAGAGATGGATGACGACGAAGACGAAGATGAAGAGGAAGACGACGACAGCAGCGATGACGACAACAGCATCGACCCTGAGCTGGCTCGTGAGAAGTTCGGTGAACTGCGTACCCAGTACGAACTGACCCGTGACACCATCAAAGCAAAAGGCCGTAGCCACGCCGCTGCTCAGGAAGAGATCCTGAAACTGTCTGAAGTATTCAAACAGTTCCGTCTGGTGCCAAAACAGTTCGACTACCTGGTAAACAGTATGCGCGTCATGATGGACCGCGTGCGTACCCAGGAACGTATCATCATGAAACTGTGTGTTGAACAGTGCAAGATGCCGAAGAAGAACTTCATCACGCTCTTCACCGGCAACGAAACCAGCGAAACCTGGTTCAACGCCGCTATCGCGATGAACAAGCCGTGGTCTGAAAAACTGCATGACGTGAAAGAAGACGTGCATCGCGGGCTTCAGAAACTGCAGCAAATTGAAGAAGAAACCGGCCTGACCATCGAGCAGGTGAAAGATATCAACCGTCGTATGTCTATCGGTGAAGCGAAAGCCCGCCGTGCGAAAAAAGAGATGGTTGAAGCAAACTTACGTCTGGTTATCTCTATCGCTAAGAAATACACCAACCGTGGTCTGCAATTCCTGGATCTTATTCAGGAAGGCAACATCGGTCTGATGAAAGCGGTAGATAAATTTGAATACCGTCGTGGTTACAAGTTCTCCACCTACGCAACCTGGTGGATCCGTCAGGCTATCACCCGCTCTATCGCGGATCAGGCGCGCACCATCCGTATTCCGGTGCATATGATTGAGACGATTAACAAACTCAACCGTATCTCCCGCCAGATGCTGCAAGAGATGGGCCGCGAGCCATCGCCAGAAGAGCTGGCTGAACGTATGCTGATGCCGGAAGACAAGATCCGTAAAGTGCTGAAGATTGCCAAAGAGCCTATCTCCATGGAAACACCGATCGGCGACGATGAAGATTCGCATCTGGGTGATTTCATCGAGGATACCACCCTCGAGCTGCCACTGGACTCTGCGACCACCGAGAGCCTGCGTGCCGCAACGCACGATGTTCTGGCTGGCCTGACCGCCCGTGAAGCAAAAGTTCTGCGTATGCGTTTCGGTATCGACATGAACACCGACCACACGCTGGAAGAAGTGGGTAAACAGTTCGACGTTACCCGTGAACGTATCCGTCAGATCGAAGCGAAGGCGCTGCGTAAACTGCGCCATCCGAGCCGCTCTGAAGTGCTGCGTAGCTTCCTGGACGACTAA